A region of Phoenix dactylifera cultivar Barhee BC4 unplaced genomic scaffold, palm_55x_up_171113_PBpolish2nd_filt_p 000112F, whole genome shotgun sequence DNA encodes the following proteins:
- the LOC103717987 gene encoding sialyltransferase-like protein 1 isoform X1, which produces MKRSLRFPFSLLVVVAVFTALSCRAVLRRGIGDGSLAAGTPPLNATLLRLAAAEAGEAELRKDVEDLLDWTFPSGVAGGRGGLRRAASAWRRENHLEARMRSGPRLPIRLRSPKDYRIFPEFRRTLRDWFRNRRLQPEVMAELAALVKGPIDRHLGRPDAGLRRYGSCAVVGNSGILLKREHGEFIDSHDLVIRLNNARTNGYQRNVGSKTGLSFVNSNILHLCARRKGCLCHPYGEDVPMVMYICQAVHFLDYAVCNSSHKAPLLITDARFDVLCARIVKYYSLKRFVEETGELPEKWSKAHDDKMFHYSSGMQAIMLALGICDQVSVFGFGKSAEAKHHYHTNQKAELDLHDYEAEYAFYHDLAERPQSSGGCVANYLTFLAFYLGKMNRKETIIFHMRLSFLVTTMT; this is translated from the exons ATGAAGCGATCTCTCCGGTTTCCATTTAGCCTTCTGGTGGTGGTCGCCGTCTTCACCGCCCTCAGCTGCCGGGCGGTGCTCCGCCGTGGCATCGGCGACGGATCCTTGGCGGCGGGGACGCCGCCCCTCAACGCGACACTCCTGAGGCTGGCGGCTGCGGAGGCCGGGGAGGCGGAGCTGCGGAAGGACGTGGAGGACCTCCTCGACTGGACTTTCCCGTCCGGCGTCGCCGGCGGCCGCGGGGGGCTGCGCCGCGCCGCCTCCGCCTGGCGGCGGGAGAACCACCTGGAGGCGCGGATGCGATCCGGCCCGCGGCTTCCGATCCGTCTCCGGTCACCTAAGGACTACCGGATCTTCCCGGAGTTCCGACGCACCCTCCGCGATTGGTTCCGGAACCGCCGCTTACAGCCGGAGGTCATGGCGGAGCTCGCCGCCCTCGTCAAGGGCCCCATCGACCGCCACCTCGGCCGCCCCGACGCCGGCCTCCGCCGCTACGGCTCCTGCGCGGTCGTCGGGAACAGTGGGATCCTCCTCAAGAGAGAGCACGGCGAGTTTATCGACAGCCACGACCTCGTTATCCGCCTCAACAACGCCCGCACCAACGGCTACCAGCGGAACGTTGGATCAAAAACCGGCCTTTCCTTCGTGAACAGCAACATTCTCCACCTCTGCGCCCGGAGGAAAGGCTGTCTCTGCCACCCCTACGGCGAGGACGTCCCCATGGTCATGTACATTTGCCAAGCGGTCCACTTTCTCGACTACGCCGTCTGCAATTCCTCCCACAAGGCTCCCCTCCTCATCACCGATGCCCGGTTCGACGTGCTCTGTGCCAGGATAGTGAAATACTATTCTCTGAAGCGGTTCGTCGAGGAGACTGGCGAGCTGCCGGAGAAGTGGAGTAAGGCCCATGATGACAAGATGTTCCATTACTCGTCAGGAATGCAGGCGATTATGCTCGCCTTGGGAATTTGTGATCAAGTCAGTGTTTTTGGATTCGGGAAGTCTGCGGAGGCAAAACACCATTACCACACcaaccagaaggccgagctggaTTTGCATGATTATGAGGCAGAGTATGCCTTCTACCATGACCTGGCCGAGAGGCCACAG aGTTCAGGTGGGTGTGTGGCAAACTACTTGACTTTTCTGGCTTTCTACCTAGGCAAAATGAATAGGAAAGAGACAATTATCTTCCATATGAGATTGAGTTTTTTGGTTACTACAATGACCTAA
- the LOC103717987 gene encoding sialyltransferase-like protein 1 isoform X2 yields the protein MKRSLRFPFSLLVVVAVFTALSCRAVLRRGIGDGSLAAGTPPLNATLLRLAAAEAGEAELRKDVEDLLDWTFPSGVAGGRGGLRRAASAWRRENHLEARMRSGPRLPIRLRSPKDYRIFPEFRRTLRDWFRNRRLQPEVMAELAALVKGPIDRHLGRPDAGLRRYGSCAVVGNSGILLKREHGEFIDSHDLVIRLNNARTNGYQRNVGSKTGLSFVNSNILHLCARRKGCLCHPYGEDVPMVMYICQAVHFLDYAVCNSSHKAPLLITDARFDVLCARIVKYYSLKRFVEETGELPEKWSKAHDDKMFHYSSGMQAIMLALGICDQVSVFGFGKSAEAKHHYHTNQKAELDLHDYEAEYAFYHDLAERPQTCRFLADLRLNRIYPCIYMGLFKWLIMPRHACGGQKM from the coding sequence ATGAAGCGATCTCTCCGGTTTCCATTTAGCCTTCTGGTGGTGGTCGCCGTCTTCACCGCCCTCAGCTGCCGGGCGGTGCTCCGCCGTGGCATCGGCGACGGATCCTTGGCGGCGGGGACGCCGCCCCTCAACGCGACACTCCTGAGGCTGGCGGCTGCGGAGGCCGGGGAGGCGGAGCTGCGGAAGGACGTGGAGGACCTCCTCGACTGGACTTTCCCGTCCGGCGTCGCCGGCGGCCGCGGGGGGCTGCGCCGCGCCGCCTCCGCCTGGCGGCGGGAGAACCACCTGGAGGCGCGGATGCGATCCGGCCCGCGGCTTCCGATCCGTCTCCGGTCACCTAAGGACTACCGGATCTTCCCGGAGTTCCGACGCACCCTCCGCGATTGGTTCCGGAACCGCCGCTTACAGCCGGAGGTCATGGCGGAGCTCGCCGCCCTCGTCAAGGGCCCCATCGACCGCCACCTCGGCCGCCCCGACGCCGGCCTCCGCCGCTACGGCTCCTGCGCGGTCGTCGGGAACAGTGGGATCCTCCTCAAGAGAGAGCACGGCGAGTTTATCGACAGCCACGACCTCGTTATCCGCCTCAACAACGCCCGCACCAACGGCTACCAGCGGAACGTTGGATCAAAAACCGGCCTTTCCTTCGTGAACAGCAACATTCTCCACCTCTGCGCCCGGAGGAAAGGCTGTCTCTGCCACCCCTACGGCGAGGACGTCCCCATGGTCATGTACATTTGCCAAGCGGTCCACTTTCTCGACTACGCCGTCTGCAATTCCTCCCACAAGGCTCCCCTCCTCATCACCGATGCCCGGTTCGACGTGCTCTGTGCCAGGATAGTGAAATACTATTCTCTGAAGCGGTTCGTCGAGGAGACTGGCGAGCTGCCGGAGAAGTGGAGTAAGGCCCATGATGACAAGATGTTCCATTACTCGTCAGGAATGCAGGCGATTATGCTCGCCTTGGGAATTTGTGATCAAGTCAGTGTTTTTGGATTCGGGAAGTCTGCGGAGGCAAAACACCATTACCACACcaaccagaaggccgagctggaTTTGCATGATTATGAGGCAGAGTATGCCTTCTACCATGACCTGGCCGAGAGGCCACAG
- the LOC103717987 gene encoding sialyltransferase-like protein 1 isoform X3: MKRSLRFPFSLLVVVAVFTALSCRAVLRRGIGDGSLAAGTPPLNATLLRLAAAEAGEAELRKDVEDLLDWTFPSGVAGGRGGLRRAASAWRRENHLEARMRSGPRLPIRLRSPKDYRIFPEFRRTLRDWFRNRRLQPEVMAELAALVKGPIDRHLGRPDAGLRRYGSCAVVGNSGILLKREHGEFIDSHDLVIRLNNARTNGYQRNVGSKTGLSFVNSNILHLCARRKGCLCHPYGEDVPMVMYICQAVHFLDYAVCNSSHKAPLLITDARFDVLCARIVKYYSLKRFVEETGELPEKWSKAHDDKMFHYSSGMQAIMLALGICDQVSVFGFGKSAEAKHHYHTNQKAELDLHDYEAEYAFYHDLAERPQISG; this comes from the coding sequence ATGAAGCGATCTCTCCGGTTTCCATTTAGCCTTCTGGTGGTGGTCGCCGTCTTCACCGCCCTCAGCTGCCGGGCGGTGCTCCGCCGTGGCATCGGCGACGGATCCTTGGCGGCGGGGACGCCGCCCCTCAACGCGACACTCCTGAGGCTGGCGGCTGCGGAGGCCGGGGAGGCGGAGCTGCGGAAGGACGTGGAGGACCTCCTCGACTGGACTTTCCCGTCCGGCGTCGCCGGCGGCCGCGGGGGGCTGCGCCGCGCCGCCTCCGCCTGGCGGCGGGAGAACCACCTGGAGGCGCGGATGCGATCCGGCCCGCGGCTTCCGATCCGTCTCCGGTCACCTAAGGACTACCGGATCTTCCCGGAGTTCCGACGCACCCTCCGCGATTGGTTCCGGAACCGCCGCTTACAGCCGGAGGTCATGGCGGAGCTCGCCGCCCTCGTCAAGGGCCCCATCGACCGCCACCTCGGCCGCCCCGACGCCGGCCTCCGCCGCTACGGCTCCTGCGCGGTCGTCGGGAACAGTGGGATCCTCCTCAAGAGAGAGCACGGCGAGTTTATCGACAGCCACGACCTCGTTATCCGCCTCAACAACGCCCGCACCAACGGCTACCAGCGGAACGTTGGATCAAAAACCGGCCTTTCCTTCGTGAACAGCAACATTCTCCACCTCTGCGCCCGGAGGAAAGGCTGTCTCTGCCACCCCTACGGCGAGGACGTCCCCATGGTCATGTACATTTGCCAAGCGGTCCACTTTCTCGACTACGCCGTCTGCAATTCCTCCCACAAGGCTCCCCTCCTCATCACCGATGCCCGGTTCGACGTGCTCTGTGCCAGGATAGTGAAATACTATTCTCTGAAGCGGTTCGTCGAGGAGACTGGCGAGCTGCCGGAGAAGTGGAGTAAGGCCCATGATGACAAGATGTTCCATTACTCGTCAGGAATGCAGGCGATTATGCTCGCCTTGGGAATTTGTGATCAAGTCAGTGTTTTTGGATTCGGGAAGTCTGCGGAGGCAAAACACCATTACCACACcaaccagaaggccgagctggaTTTGCATGATTATGAGGCAGAGTATGCCTTCTACCATGACCTGGCCGAGAGGCCACAG